A window of the Pelagicoccus albus genome harbors these coding sequences:
- a CDS encoding ABC transporter ATP-binding protein, translated as MIEDRYVELFDVVKAYPNPFGEAIKVVDGFNLLVKRGELVSVIGHSGCGKSTVLNMIAGLIPITSGGVVVAGNEVSGPGPDRAVVFQAPCLLPWMTCYGNVMLGVKQVYPEATKAERAQMVEYALGAVGLKDSMHRYPREMSGGMQQRVGIARAIALRPKMLLLDEPFGRLDSLTRMDLQDVILNILNVEKITTMMITHDPDEAVFMSDRICMMTNGPGAKVGEVMEIDFEHPRDRAEIMETAEFYEYRRRLLQFLDDCEKEKKARKKAKIV; from the coding sequence ATGATCGAAGATAGATACGTAGAACTGTTTGATGTCGTAAAGGCGTATCCGAACCCTTTCGGAGAAGCGATCAAGGTCGTGGATGGCTTTAACTTGCTGGTTAAGCGAGGCGAGCTTGTTAGCGTGATCGGTCACTCCGGTTGCGGAAAGTCCACGGTTTTGAATATGATCGCTGGGCTTATACCGATCACCTCTGGCGGCGTGGTTGTCGCCGGGAACGAAGTCTCAGGACCTGGTCCGGACCGGGCTGTCGTTTTTCAGGCTCCTTGTCTACTGCCTTGGATGACTTGCTACGGGAATGTGATGCTTGGTGTTAAGCAGGTTTATCCGGAGGCTACCAAAGCGGAGCGGGCTCAAATGGTGGAGTACGCTCTTGGCGCGGTAGGCTTAAAGGATTCCATGCATCGCTACCCGCGTGAGATGTCCGGTGGTATGCAGCAGCGTGTCGGTATCGCTCGCGCTATCGCTCTTCGACCCAAGATGCTTTTGCTGGACGAGCCTTTTGGCCGTCTCGACTCGCTCACACGTATGGACCTGCAGGATGTTATCCTGAACATCTTAAACGTGGAAAAGATCACGACAATGATGATCACGCACGATCCGGACGAAGCCGTATTTATGTCGGACCGGATTTGCATGATGACAAATGGTCCAGGCGCTAAAGTGGGCGAAGTGATGGAGATCGATTTTGAGCATCCGCGCGATCGTGCTGAAATCATGGAGACAGCGGAATTCTACGAATACCGCAGACGTTTGCTGCAGTTCCTCGACGACTGCGAGAAGGAGAAAAAAGCACGGAAGAAAGCGAAAATCGTTTAG
- a CDS encoding ABC transporter ATP-binding protein, which translates to MAYLELDNVSIGFGPPSNRTEVLTDVNLSVEENEFVAIIGFSGSGKSTLMSLLAGLQQPDKGEVRLHGTVIGQPGPRLGIMFQNYSLLPWLTVFGNIELAVRQVFPQFSNAQVKEHVERYVEMVSLTPALEKNPHELSGGMRQRVSLARTLAMQPEVLLLDEPLSALDALTRAVLQDEIIRIWEEDKRTVVMITNDVDEATLMADRIVPLTIGPRATLAEAFPVTLERPRDRANLNTNPEFMKLKNNVTRFLVGMNQESKELQADNSVQMPDIKPRDFTAVARRPINIR; encoded by the coding sequence ATGGCATATTTGGAATTGGACAATGTTTCGATCGGATTTGGTCCGCCTTCGAATCGCACTGAAGTTCTTACCGATGTTAACCTTTCGGTCGAAGAAAACGAATTTGTCGCGATCATCGGTTTTTCGGGAAGCGGAAAGAGTACTTTGATGTCGCTGTTGGCTGGCTTGCAACAGCCCGATAAGGGCGAGGTCAGGCTGCATGGAACGGTGATAGGTCAGCCGGGACCCCGGCTAGGAATCATGTTCCAGAATTACTCGTTGTTGCCTTGGCTGACCGTTTTCGGAAATATCGAGTTGGCGGTGCGGCAGGTCTTTCCTCAGTTTTCGAACGCTCAGGTTAAAGAGCATGTGGAACGTTACGTGGAAATGGTGAGCCTCACGCCGGCTCTCGAAAAGAATCCACACGAGCTATCTGGGGGTATGAGACAGCGTGTTTCTCTAGCCCGTACGCTAGCCATGCAGCCGGAAGTCCTTTTGCTAGATGAGCCGCTCAGCGCTTTGGATGCGCTGACACGTGCGGTTCTGCAGGACGAGATCATACGCATTTGGGAAGAAGACAAGCGCACGGTGGTGATGATCACCAACGACGTGGACGAGGCTACGCTGATGGCTGACAGGATCGTGCCTTTGACGATCGGCCCACGCGCCACACTCGCCGAAGCCTTCCCAGTTACGCTAGAACGCCCCCGCGATCGCGCGAATTTGAATACAAACCCAGAATTTATGAAACTGAAGAACAACGTGACTCGGTTTCTAGTGGGAATGAATCAAGAGTCCAAGGAGCTGCAGGCCGACAATTCCGTCCAGATGCCGGACATAAAACCGCGCGACTTTACCGCGGTAGCTCGCCGTCCAATCAACATCCGATAA
- a CDS encoding tetratricopeptide repeat protein, with translation MILYKHHTSKLLLQIAFTIALLSSHSRGQELFDLGYRLQSDSQFRESFLSSYGINAENEPPITELESVILQKVAEMFKVNTAYAQTMLESLVSENTKTSATFNYLLANLYFENEEYLLAETEYQKAIEKFPSFQRAWKNLGVLLMRGDDIEKSMQAFSKSVSLGDTSAGTLGRLAYCHFLLGNFLSSEAAYTQAILHDPENPQWLEGKVQVFMESGRFEEAALMLDELIRRYPTSKIYWLAQSNAFLALSQNEQAARNIELIRGMGAAGTDELNQLGRLYASLGLGSLTYRTFSELVEKEPNSATLSIVEAAIALQEKGDNTTAKELVSLLEPDEENIPEQIAQSYFRLKASLAKDSGDLDSAIEFWTEALNRDPLNGEYLLRLASLQIEKGNKAQAYLFAERAQLDEGSRFTALLLQSKLLVEDRRFDDAQVTLGKALQIRSSESLQNLYTRVVEASAQLR, from the coding sequence ATGATCCTCTACAAGCATCATACATCCAAACTTCTGCTACAAATCGCCTTCACCATAGCCCTCCTCAGTTCCCATTCACGAGGGCAAGAGCTTTTCGACCTTGGCTACCGCCTACAGAGCGACAGCCAGTTTCGGGAGAGTTTCCTATCCAGCTACGGGATCAACGCGGAAAACGAGCCCCCTATCACCGAGCTCGAATCAGTAATACTCCAAAAAGTGGCTGAAATGTTCAAGGTAAACACAGCGTATGCCCAGACCATGCTTGAATCCTTAGTGAGCGAAAATACCAAAACCTCAGCCACCTTCAACTACCTGCTCGCAAATCTGTACTTCGAAAACGAAGAATACCTCCTCGCTGAAACGGAGTACCAGAAAGCGATAGAAAAATTTCCATCTTTCCAGCGGGCTTGGAAAAACCTTGGGGTGCTCTTGATGCGGGGAGACGACATCGAAAAGTCGATGCAGGCCTTCTCTAAAAGCGTCTCATTAGGAGATACATCGGCTGGGACATTAGGCAGACTCGCTTATTGCCACTTTTTACTCGGAAATTTTCTTTCCTCAGAAGCAGCATACACACAAGCGATCCTGCACGACCCAGAGAATCCCCAATGGCTGGAGGGCAAGGTTCAAGTATTCATGGAATCAGGACGTTTCGAGGAAGCAGCCCTCATGCTCGACGAGCTCATCCGCAGATATCCAACATCGAAAATTTATTGGCTCGCTCAATCCAACGCGTTCCTCGCCCTCTCGCAAAACGAGCAGGCCGCTCGAAACATCGAGCTCATTCGCGGCATGGGAGCAGCAGGAACGGACGAACTGAACCAGCTAGGTCGACTGTATGCCAGCCTAGGGCTGGGTTCTTTAACCTACCGTACCTTTTCGGAACTGGTGGAGAAAGAGCCGAATAGCGCAACTCTAAGCATCGTAGAGGCAGCAATTGCTCTTCAGGAAAAAGGAGACAACACGACCGCAAAGGAGCTGGTCTCGTTGCTTGAACCCGACGAGGAAAACATCCCGGAACAAATCGCCCAATCCTACTTTCGCCTAAAAGCTAGTTTGGCCAAAGATAGCGGTGACTTGGATTCAGCCATCGAATTTTGGACCGAAGCCCTGAACCGCGACCCCTTAAACGGTGAATACCTGCTGAGACTTGCCTCACTCCAAATCGAAAAAGGGAACAAAGCCCAAGCTTACCTTTTCGCGGAGCGAGCCCAACTCGACGAAGGTAGCCGTTTCACCGCACTGCTTTTGCAAAGCAAGCTTCTGGTAGAAGACCGCCGCTTCGACGATGCCCAAGTCACGCTCGGCAAAGCCTTGCAAATCCGATCAAGCGAAAGTCTCCAGAATCTGTACACACGGGTCGTGGAAGCGAGTGCCCAACTTCGCTAA
- a CDS encoding ABC transporter substrate-binding protein → MESRTRVSLRSVSQRRTATRIGYVGLVDAAPFLVAQEYGIFESKGLNVILSREVGWATIREKVLFGELEAAHALSTLPFVASLGLETPTVPCVSGMVLSRGGNAIVLSGELRQRGVKSKETLKLDVDNRKAFRKYKLATVYNCSPHNFHLREWLESADINPDADVELVTLPPAQMCRNLAAGTIDGFCAGEPWASRAISDNIGWSPVNSQDLSPGHPEKVLMVRQDFAENNQEESSAMIAALVEACAVCEDVSQREKIAEILSDKKKINCSPELLEHCLSPKFDYGFGRVSHQPTFLQFFSGESNRPKPSDTDWVLQRMEASCGLKADAAKLEVARQVFRPDLYDAAVGGVGSLSS, encoded by the coding sequence ATGGAATCTCGTACACGCGTGTCATTGCGCTCGGTATCGCAACGACGCACCGCGACTCGTATTGGCTACGTAGGTCTTGTGGATGCTGCCCCGTTTCTGGTGGCTCAGGAATACGGGATTTTTGAGAGCAAAGGGCTAAACGTCATTCTGAGTAGAGAGGTCGGCTGGGCTACCATTCGCGAAAAGGTGCTTTTTGGCGAACTTGAGGCGGCTCATGCTTTGTCTACCTTGCCGTTTGTCGCTTCGCTCGGTTTAGAGACGCCGACCGTTCCTTGCGTTTCCGGCATGGTCCTGAGTCGTGGTGGAAACGCTATCGTGCTTTCGGGAGAGCTTCGCCAAAGAGGCGTAAAGAGTAAGGAGACCCTCAAGCTTGACGTGGATAATCGGAAAGCCTTCCGGAAGTATAAGCTGGCAACGGTCTATAACTGTTCGCCGCATAATTTTCACCTGCGCGAGTGGCTGGAGTCGGCCGATATCAATCCGGACGCCGATGTGGAGCTCGTGACTCTCCCACCCGCTCAAATGTGCCGCAATCTAGCGGCGGGAACGATTGATGGGTTTTGCGCTGGCGAGCCTTGGGCCAGCCGCGCGATCAGTGACAACATCGGATGGTCGCCGGTCAACTCGCAGGACTTAAGCCCCGGGCATCCGGAAAAGGTTTTAATGGTCCGTCAGGACTTCGCTGAAAATAACCAAGAGGAAAGCTCGGCGATGATTGCGGCCCTGGTGGAGGCTTGTGCCGTTTGCGAGGATGTAAGCCAGAGAGAAAAGATTGCCGAGATACTAAGCGACAAGAAGAAGATCAATTGCTCACCGGAATTGCTGGAGCACTGTTTGTCCCCGAAATTCGACTACGGTTTTGGCAGGGTTTCGCATCAACCCACGTTTTTGCAGTTCTTTAGCGGCGAATCCAATCGTCCGAAGCCGTCCGACACGGATTGGGTCCTGCAGAGAATGGAGGCCTCTTGCGGCTTGAAAGCCGATGCGGCGAAGTTGGAGGTGGCTCGCCAAGTATTTCGGCCTGACCTTTACGACGCGGCTGTTGGCGGGGTTGGTTCGCTGTCTAGCTAG
- a CDS encoding ABC transporter permease: MAESTKDKIKYKILKALDVSGFTAFDPVIRLAFGEEPQKQVTAIVKYLLIPAAFVLLCFWFWSWIGPRHKTKSGEVPTPDVVWESVQINDTIAEREAVKKSDFLLEGDERKEALEEVRVEYEALDARANALKAAVAEKEKEKAEREATLVAPLDAELDKLKTETRAAGKARDAEIAAISERVAAGEVEATVLIEAIRQDGIATDDERAKQNELKSQIDEIRSHKYKPLELARKEYDSVADKLFFLKTRLEFLDDRNLSVKLAESEAELADYMAELGSATSAKEALKIAKRAVKAEEGIERLQGQSYASAVTIYHQAKRSVFTVFVGFFMAAAVAIPVGIMCGLNKIFMACMTPIISVFKPVSPVVWLLIFQIVVGAFFPDPENNALLNFVNSIPLISSLGINPALVFSACTVAMCAVWPALVNTALGVASIDQDHVNVARVLRLGFWSRLFKIVIPSSLPLVFAGLRISLGVGWMVLIAAEALSSSDGLGKFVWDEYQNGSSLTFANIIMVCFVVGIIGFFLDRMMIILQRFVSFDGGGTSV, encoded by the coding sequence ATGGCTGAATCAACCAAGGACAAAATAAAGTATAAGATACTTAAGGCCCTCGATGTGAGTGGCTTCACGGCGTTCGATCCTGTGATACGCCTGGCGTTTGGCGAAGAGCCGCAGAAGCAAGTCACCGCGATCGTCAAATATCTGCTCATACCAGCAGCCTTTGTGTTGCTCTGCTTTTGGTTCTGGTCATGGATAGGGCCGCGTCACAAGACAAAGTCAGGTGAGGTCCCAACTCCAGATGTAGTTTGGGAGTCGGTACAAATCAATGATACGATAGCGGAACGCGAAGCGGTCAAAAAGAGCGATTTTCTCCTTGAAGGCGACGAAAGGAAAGAAGCTCTCGAGGAAGTCAGGGTTGAGTATGAGGCTCTCGACGCAAGGGCGAATGCTTTGAAGGCCGCCGTGGCTGAAAAGGAAAAGGAGAAGGCAGAGCGCGAAGCGACCCTTGTTGCTCCTTTGGATGCTGAACTTGACAAGTTAAAGACAGAGACTCGAGCGGCGGGTAAGGCGCGCGATGCCGAGATCGCGGCGATTTCAGAACGCGTCGCTGCGGGCGAGGTCGAAGCGACTGTATTGATCGAGGCGATACGTCAGGACGGAATCGCTACCGATGACGAAAGGGCTAAGCAAAATGAGCTCAAGTCGCAGATCGACGAGATCCGCTCCCACAAATACAAGCCACTCGAGCTTGCTCGCAAGGAGTACGATAGCGTGGCGGATAAACTTTTCTTTCTTAAGACCCGGCTTGAGTTCCTCGATGACCGCAATCTTAGCGTAAAGCTTGCGGAATCGGAGGCTGAACTTGCCGATTACATGGCCGAGCTTGGAAGTGCCACCTCAGCAAAAGAAGCATTGAAGATCGCTAAGAGAGCAGTGAAAGCGGAAGAGGGCATCGAGCGCTTGCAGGGGCAAAGCTATGCTTCCGCGGTCACTATCTATCACCAAGCGAAACGTTCCGTATTCACCGTATTCGTTGGCTTTTTCATGGCTGCAGCGGTAGCGATTCCAGTAGGGATCATGTGCGGCTTGAACAAGATTTTCATGGCGTGTATGACGCCGATCATCTCGGTCTTTAAGCCGGTTTCTCCGGTTGTTTGGCTCTTGATCTTTCAGATCGTGGTAGGTGCGTTTTTCCCGGATCCGGAAAACAATGCATTGCTGAATTTCGTTAACAGCATTCCTTTAATTTCCTCACTTGGGATCAACCCAGCTCTCGTCTTCTCGGCGTGCACGGTAGCGATGTGCGCGGTGTGGCCCGCTTTGGTCAATACGGCGCTCGGCGTGGCTTCGATCGATCAGGACCACGTAAATGTGGCTCGCGTATTGCGTCTCGGGTTTTGGAGCCGCCTCTTCAAGATCGTCATTCCATCATCCCTTCCATTGGTTTTCGCAGGATTAAGAATCTCCCTCGGTGTGGGCTGGATGGTACTCATCGCTGCAGAAGCTCTTTCCTCCTCTGACGGTTTGGGCAAGTTCGTCTGGGACGAATATCAGAACGGGTCTTCGCTGACGTTCGCTAACATCATCATGGTCTGTTTCGTGGTGGGGATAATCGGTTTCTTCCTCGATCGCATGATGATCATTCTGCAGCGTTTCGTATCCTTCGATGGTGGTGGTACCTCGGTATAA
- a CDS encoding LysR family transcriptional regulator: MREDIIDSRQLLAFKTLAETGSFTLAAKQLNLTQSAVSHSIKALEEDLDCALINRLGRKIHLTEAGDIFLAAADRIHQRMQRVRSELDALNRWGAGRLRIGAGTTACQYILPTVIREFRQTFPDCQLSISPNDAKELMEELRGNEIDLALTLSPAGNEEIDCQSVFEDNLQFAVAPSHPWASRKVAPISEIDAQQFVTYSKGSLTFESIRRHFRAEGHSFSKVIELGSMEAIKELVKIGIGVGIIAPWVAQKEVEDGSIHLLSPSRKTLKRTWGVCYLKGRKLSLMEETFIGLCESVCDCLEQ, from the coding sequence ATGCGCGAAGACATCATAGACAGCCGTCAATTGCTCGCTTTCAAGACTTTGGCGGAAACCGGAAGCTTCACACTGGCCGCCAAGCAGCTCAATCTTACGCAATCCGCTGTGAGCCATTCCATCAAAGCGCTCGAAGAAGACCTGGACTGCGCCCTGATCAATCGACTTGGACGCAAGATACACCTCACCGAGGCGGGTGACATCTTCCTCGCTGCCGCAGACCGAATCCATCAACGGATGCAACGGGTCCGCTCCGAGCTAGACGCCTTGAATCGCTGGGGAGCCGGTCGACTTCGTATTGGCGCCGGCACGACAGCCTGCCAATACATCTTGCCCACTGTAATTCGCGAATTTCGCCAAACCTTTCCCGATTGCCAGCTATCCATTTCCCCGAACGACGCCAAGGAGCTCATGGAGGAACTTCGCGGCAACGAAATCGACCTCGCCTTGACTCTATCTCCCGCGGGCAATGAGGAGATCGACTGCCAATCCGTTTTCGAGGACAACCTCCAGTTTGCGGTGGCTCCCTCACACCCATGGGCCAGCCGAAAGGTCGCTCCTATCTCCGAGATCGACGCCCAACAGTTCGTCACCTACAGCAAGGGAAGCCTGACCTTCGAATCGATTCGCCGACACTTCCGCGCAGAAGGTCACTCATTTTCCAAAGTAATCGAACTGGGCTCCATGGAGGCGATCAAGGAACTGGTCAAAATCGGCATCGGGGTCGGCATCATCGCGCCTTGGGTTGCACAAAAGGAAGTCGAGGACGGAAGCATTCACCTCCTCTCGCCTAGCCGTAAAACGCTGAAGAGAACCTGGGGTGTCTGTTACCTAAAAGGCCGTAAACTGTCCCTCATGGAAGAGACTTTCATCGGACTCTGCGAAAGCGTTTGCGACTGTCTCGAACAATAG
- a CDS encoding CmpA/NrtA family ABC transporter substrate-binding protein, with protein sequence MNLNKWLTTAGAVVALSSLQGEQLDLEKDELKFGFIKLTDCAPIVIAKEKGFFEDEGLQVEVIAQPNWKQLLDNVINGELDGAHMLSGQPIAATIGFGTEAHIVTAYTLDLNGNGITVSNAIWEQMQENDPDLDTDTPEHPITADSLLPIVEEKMEEGEKLQMGMVFPVSTHNYEIRYWLAAAGINPGFYTAEDKKGFTNAQVELSVTPPPQMPATLESGNISGYCVGEPWNQQAVAKGIGVPVTTNYDIWKNNPEKVFGVSAKWAEENPNTHIAVVKALIRAGKWLDAVDEDGAFLNREEAVRILSQPNYVGADFDVIKNSMTGYFYFQKTDKREMPDFNVFFKYHSSYPWYSDGIWFLTQMRRWGQITEAKPAEWYHDVAKEVYLPDVYLAAAEHLLEEGYIAEEDIPWDTDGYKPATDEFIDGILYDPMDPIGYLNSHEIGNKD encoded by the coding sequence ATGAACTTAAATAAGTGGCTAACTACTGCCGGCGCTGTTGTAGCGCTGTCCTCGCTTCAAGGCGAGCAACTGGACCTGGAAAAAGACGAGCTAAAGTTTGGTTTCATCAAGCTGACTGACTGCGCTCCTATCGTTATCGCTAAGGAAAAAGGCTTTTTCGAAGACGAAGGCTTGCAGGTTGAGGTCATCGCCCAGCCGAACTGGAAGCAGCTATTGGACAATGTGATCAATGGCGAGCTAGACGGAGCTCATATGCTCTCTGGACAGCCGATCGCTGCGACTATCGGATTTGGCACGGAGGCTCACATCGTGACTGCCTACACCTTGGATCTAAACGGTAACGGCATCACTGTATCTAATGCCATCTGGGAGCAGATGCAGGAAAATGATCCTGATCTCGACACGGACACTCCGGAGCACCCAATCACCGCGGACTCTCTGTTGCCAATCGTGGAAGAAAAGATGGAAGAGGGTGAGAAGTTGCAGATGGGGATGGTTTTCCCTGTATCCACTCACAACTACGAAATCCGCTACTGGTTGGCGGCAGCAGGTATAAACCCAGGTTTCTATACTGCAGAAGACAAGAAGGGTTTCACCAATGCTCAAGTTGAGTTGTCCGTAACGCCTCCACCTCAAATGCCAGCCACCTTGGAAAGCGGTAATATCAGTGGCTACTGTGTAGGAGAGCCTTGGAACCAGCAGGCTGTGGCCAAGGGAATTGGAGTTCCAGTCACTACCAACTACGATATCTGGAAGAACAACCCAGAGAAGGTTTTCGGAGTTAGCGCTAAGTGGGCGGAAGAAAACCCAAACACACACATTGCTGTAGTGAAGGCTCTTATCCGGGCTGGCAAGTGGCTCGATGCTGTGGACGAAGATGGAGCGTTTTTGAACCGTGAAGAGGCGGTGCGTATCCTCTCTCAGCCAAACTACGTGGGTGCCGACTTTGACGTGATCAAGAACTCCATGACAGGTTATTTCTACTTCCAGAAGACTGACAAGCGCGAGATGCCTGACTTCAATGTCTTCTTCAAGTACCACAGTTCCTACCCTTGGTACAGCGACGGTATCTGGTTCCTTACGCAAATGCGTCGCTGGGGTCAAATCACCGAGGCAAAGCCAGCCGAGTGGTATCACGATGTCGCCAAGGAAGTTTACCTTCCTGATGTTTATCTCGCCGCTGCGGAACATCTGCTCGAGGAAGGCTATATAGCCGAAGAAGATATCCCTTGGGATACCGATGGTTATAAACCTGCTACAGATGAATTCATCGATGGGATCCTCTACGATCCTATGGACCCGATCGGCTACCTAAACTCTCACGAGATCGGAAACAAAGACTGA